CTCTTCATCGTACCGAGAGATGCATACGATGACGAGAGCGGCCCGCCGATCCAAGCACACGAAATGTTCAATAAATATTCTCTGTTCACAGGTCACCATCCGACATTCTGGGAAGAATTGCTGCTGCAATTGCGGAACCGGCTGCCGAACGTCCGGACAATGGAAGTCACACAGGCACATATTGCCAAGCGATTCATCCAGGAAGGGCTGGGTGTATCGTTTCTGCCAAAATCCACTGTTCGGCGAGAGTTGATCGAGGGACGAATAATCGAAGGGGATTTTGAGTTGTTTCCATTGCCGACTGTTGGCACTTATTTACTGACAGGCAAGGTGGATACGTTGGAATTGGAGCTTGCAGAGCGGATTCAGGCGATTTATTTCGGGTGAAGGGGAAAGAAATGGAAATGGAAATGGAATTAGCGACAGTCCGAATCCGGCACTTGTGCGCAGCGGGATTTTTGCAAGCTTTGGCAGTTGGTGTCACCGGCTGTGTTCGAGCGAACGCAGCCGTTCCACCGGAAGCCGCGGAATGCGTTTTTGTTTTCCATCACCAGCCCGGAATGGCCAACGATCCAGTTCCGATCGCACTTGCTTTTGAATAATTATACTAATTTATGTTGAGTTGAGCCATCTGACAGCACGCGATACAATAAATTCAAATGGAAGGAGAGGTATAAAATTATGAATAAATTAAATATCTCGATTATTGGTGTACCAATGGATTTGGGGCAGAACCGACGGGGAGTCGATATGGGACCAAGCGCCATCCGGTATGCCGGCGTAACAGAGCGACTTGAAAGTATTGGGCACACGGTTACGGACGAAGGGGACATCCAGGTCAGCAAGCGTACAGGAGAAACCTCTGAAGGTACAAATCTCCGGAACTTGAAAGCGGTTACGGAAGCGAGCACTGCACTTGGTGATAAAGTAAGCAGTGTAGCGGAAGCCGGCAGTTTCCCGCTTGTACTGGGCGGCGACCACAGCATCGCAATCGGCACATTGGCAGGAATCGGGAATCGACATAAGAATCTTGGTGTTATTTGGTATGATGCACATGCAGACATGAACACAAGTGATACATCGCCATCCGGAAACATTCATGGAATGCCGCTTGCGGTCAGTATGGGAATCGGCCATGAAGAGCTGGTAAACCTGCGCGGCTATGCCCCGAAAATAGATCCGAAGAATGTCGTCATTATCGGTGCCCGGTCAATCGATCCAGGCGAACGCAAACTGATCAAAGAAAAAGGTGTCCGGGTGTACACGATGCATGAAATCGATAAGCTCGGCATGAATGCGGTAATGGAAGAAGCCATTCAGTACCTGACGGAGGAGCGGAAGACGGATGCCGTCCATCTGTCACTTGATCTGGATGGGATCGATCCGATTTATACACCAGGCGTCGGCACACCGGTTCCAGGTGGGATCAGCTACCGGGAAAGCCACCTGGCTATGGAAATGCTGTATGACGCCGGAGTCATCACCTCCGTGGAATTTGTGGAAGTGAATCCGATTCTAGATGAAAAGAGTCGGACTGCCGATGTGGCCGTAGCGCTGATCGGTTCACTATTTGGCGAAAAATTGTTATAAAGAAAAGCGGACATAAGAGTCCGCTTCTTTTTTTTTTTTTGCACCAATTTTTGCTAAATTATCAAGAATTGAATAGTTTCCCGACCCGCTCTTTTGTTACGATAAGAAAAGAAAAAGTGAAACTTCTGATCTTTTGGACCGTATATAAATGATAGCCGCATAGGCGGAGGGAAATGAGCGCATGGATGCATTAGTCAAAAAAAGGGTGGAGAAAGTCAGAAAAGGGGATCGGAATGCATTTGGCGATCTGGTCGAAATTTATCAGCACCAGCTGTATCAGATTTGTTTTCGCATGCTCGGCAATCGGCAGGAGGCGGAAGATGCAGCGCAAGAGGCATTTACACGGGCCTATGTGAACATCCACACGTTTGATGTGAACCGGAAATTCTCTACCTGGCTATTCCGCATTGCGACCAATCTGTGCATTGACCGGATCCGAAAGAAGAAACCGGATTACCATTTGGATGCAGAGGTCAAAGGGACGGAAGGATTGACGCTGTATTCACAGATTCCAAACAAGGACAAATTGCCGGAAGAGGAAGTCCTCACGATGGAAGTGCAGGACCGTGTACAATATGAAATCAGCCGCTTACCCGACAAGTACCGGGCAGCGATCGTATTAAAATACATGGAGGAGCTTTCTCTGGCGGAGATCAGTGAAATTCTGGATTTACCGATCGCCACTGTAAAAACCCGGATTCACCGGGGAAGAGAAGCACTTCGACAGCAATTGAGCAATTTGTAGGAGGCGAGCCGCATGGCTGTATGTCCCGATCGGATTATAGACCTGATGCACGA
Above is a genomic segment from Planococcus lenghuensis containing:
- the rocF gene encoding arginase, with the protein product MNKLNISIIGVPMDLGQNRRGVDMGPSAIRYAGVTERLESIGHTVTDEGDIQVSKRTGETSEGTNLRNLKAVTEASTALGDKVSSVAEAGSFPLVLGGDHSIAIGTLAGIGNRHKNLGVIWYDAHADMNTSDTSPSGNIHGMPLAVSMGIGHEELVNLRGYAPKIDPKNVVIIGARSIDPGERKLIKEKGVRVYTMHEIDKLGMNAVMEEAIQYLTEERKTDAVHLSLDLDGIDPIYTPGVGTPVPGGISYRESHLAMEMLYDAGVITSVEFVEVNPILDEKSRTADVAVALIGSLFGEKLL
- the sigW gene encoding RNA polymerase sigma factor SigW, which gives rise to MDALVKKRVEKVRKGDRNAFGDLVEIYQHQLYQICFRMLGNRQEAEDAAQEAFTRAYVNIHTFDVNRKFSTWLFRIATNLCIDRIRKKKPDYHLDAEVKGTEGLTLYSQIPNKDKLPEEEVLTMEVQDRVQYEISRLPDKYRAAIVLKYMEELSLAEISEILDLPIATVKTRIHRGREALRQQLSNL